One window of Phalacrocorax carbo chromosome 1, bPhaCar2.1, whole genome shotgun sequence genomic DNA carries:
- the LOC104046683 gene encoding olfactory receptor 2AT4, which yields MESCSSNASAKVFFLVGFPALQDFQTLLFVVFLLFYLLILVGNAVIITVVVVDRTLHKPMYFFLINLSVLDLLFTTTTIPKMLAMFLANAKTISFRGCFLQMYSFHGLTVTEALLLVVMAYDRHEAICNPLRYPAKMTRRVTIQLAASAWITALLIPVPVITQTSQLAYRDTTRVHHCFCDHLAVVQAACSDFSADFQTFLGFSIAMTVSVVPLLLVTLSYVHIILSVLKINSKEGRVKAFSTCTSHLLVVGTYYSSIVVAYMSYRADIPVDVHVMSNVVFSILTPLLNPIIYTLRNKEVKSAVKKSIFQKVFLLSKKINLFG from the coding sequence AtggaaagctgcagcagcaatgcTTCGGctaaagtatttttcttggtGGGGTTTCCAGCTCTCCAGGATTTCCAGACCCTGCTCTTCGTTGTGTTCTTGCTATTCTACCTGCTGATTCTTGTTGGTAACGCCGTTATCATCACCGTGGTTGTGGTTGACCGTACACTCCACAAACCCATGTACTTTTTCCTGATTAACCTCTCTGTGTTAGACCTGCTGTTCACAACCACCACCATCCCCAAAATGCTGGCAATGTTCCTGGCCAACGCTAAAACCATCTCGTTTCGGGGCTGTTTTCTGCAGATGTACAGTTTTCACGGGTTGACGGTAACTGAGGCGCTTCTCCTGGTGGTCATGGCTTACGACCGCCACGAAGCCATCTGCAACCCCCTCCGTTACCCGGCCAAGATGACAAGAAGGGTGACCATCCAGCTGGCAGCAAGCGCCTGGATCACTGCGCTGCTGATACCCGTGCCCGTCATCACGCAGACCTCTCAGCTAGCTTACAGGGACACGACCAGGGTCCACCACTGCTTTTGCGACCACCTCGCGGTGGTACAAGCCGCGTGCTCGGACTTCAGTGCCGATTTCCAGACCTTCTTGGGGTTCTCCATCGCTATGACAGTGTCGGTCGTCCCTCTGTTGCTCGTCACCCTCTCGTACGTCCACATCATCCTCTCCGTATTAAAGATCAACTCCAAAGAAGGACGCGTGAAGGCTTTTTCAACATGTACTTCCCATCTGCTTGTGGTGGGCACTTACTACTCCTCCATCGTTGTGGCGTACATGTCCTACAGAGCGGACATCCCCGTTGATGTCCATGTCATGAGCAACGTTGTCTTCTCTATTTTAACTCCCTTGTTAAACCCCATCATTTACACTTTACGGAACAAGGAAGTAAAATCCGCGGTTAAAAAGtctatttttcagaaagtctttctcctttctaaaaaaattaatttatttgggTAA